A window of the Trichoderma asperellum chromosome 4, complete sequence genome harbors these coding sequences:
- a CDS encoding uncharacterized protein (EggNog:ENOG41), whose product MPRERDDSDDEDIPLHHKRPFGAGLKRKKIEFVKATDPDASNTVKTVGGQTASIGDIYASIVLGSSSTDSASKPEATRDEKEDAISPAEEQPEPPVCPVCSLPITTTLQKHEASLAHQVSLEHSHPPSAIDRSRMGLRALESQGWDPDSRLGLGREGEGARFPIKILPKKDTLGVGAKQPANQKVEEKPRPLTAKEMRALAEKEKRKGERLQAEMYSRVDVEKYLRGNGGEDGL is encoded by the coding sequence ATGCCGCGTGAGAGGGATGACTCggacgatgaagacattCCGCTGCACCACAAACGCCCCTTTGGCGCTGGGCTGAAGCGCAAGAAGATTGAGTTTGTCAAAGCAACAGATCCAGATGCCAGCAATACGGTCAAAACCGTTGGCGGACAGACGGCGTCTATCGGGGATATCTACGCCAGCATAGTTTTGGGCAGCAGCTCTACAGATTCGGCATCAAAACCCGAAGCTACTAGGGATGAAAAGGAAGATGCCATATCGCCGGCAGAAGAGCAGCCTGAGCCTCCGGTATGCCCGGTCTGCTCTCTTCCCATCACTACGACGCTGCAGAAGCATGAGGCCTCGCTTGCGCATCAAGTGAGCCTGGAGCATTCCCATCCGCCATCTGCGATAGATCGATCGCGCATGGGTTTGCGGGCCCTAGAATCCCAGGGCTGGGATCCCGATTCCCGCCTGGGTCTGGGCCGTGAGGGCGAGGGAGCCCGGTTCCCCATCAAGATACTCCCGAAAAAGGATACGCTGGGCGTTGGAGCAAAGCAGCCGGCAAATCAAAAGGTGGAAGAGAAACCACGGCCGCTGACTGCTAAGGAGATGCGCGCTCTGgcggagaaggagaaaaggaaaggagagCGGCTACAGGCTGAGATGTATAGCCGCGTGGATGTGGAGAAGTATCTCAGGGGAAATGGAGGTGAAGATGGCTTGTGA
- a CDS encoding uncharacterized protein (BUSCO:EOG092D1Q94) — protein sequence MGLSVIEEQHNAILQEIKNITQNDWKCLIVDENSKKIVDNAVKADDILNCNIATIERIEDRREPNPEMDAIYLLSPEPHIVDCLLADFERRRYRRGYLVWTNLLEPGLRRRLDDFPGIRQLRVSSRTLFIDFYPRETHLVTFRDPWSFPMLYHPSCNALVPKHMQLLAQRIAGICITLGEYPKVRYYRPKNAFHEASVLCTHLARFVQEELDGYAQWDSNFPPPSTRPQSTLLITDRSMDLMAPLVHEFTYQAMAHDLLPIKDGDKVTFHTTINEGTPEAEEKDMELAEKDKIWVENRHRHMKDTIDKLMGDFQKFLQQNPHFTKENADTTSLSAIRDMMAGLPQFQEMKQAYSLHLTMAQECMNIFQHHKLSDTASVEQTLATGLDEDYKKPKNILDSVVRLLDDDAVASGDRLRLVAMYALYRGGMILDDVKKLLAHSALPPQDVETVINFEHLGGRTMKQQLKDPQQPIIPLFPVDSKNAQNEDEYTLSRYEPVLKQVLDGLTKGSLDQTTFPYVKPPLDPNEDLLAAQAGSLRAAGRPNWAAAGRRPPENRQRLIVFMAGGATYSESRVCYEIGNERSRDVILATSHMLTPQLFLRQVADLSRDKRQLDLPAERKKHAPAHLFERPAPPPQAQPPPRQPMAAGGPRPGGLPSQPMSRPGGLPSRPVPSGTVPTQAMANMSISNPPGHRPTTSSSSHDDGKLHKEKKRRNFLGLKK from the exons ATGGGGTTGTCCGTCATTGAGGAGCAGCACAATG CTATCCTACAGGAAATCAAGAATATCACCCAGAACGAC TGGAAATGTTTGATAGTGGATGAGAACTCCAAGAAGATTGTAGACAATGCTGTCAAAGCGGATGACATCCTCAACTGCAATATTGCGA CTATCGAGCGCATCGAGGACCGTCGAGAGCCCAATCCTGAGATGGATGCCATCTACCTTCTCAGTCCCGAACCACACATTGTCGACTGCCTCCTGGCTGACTTCGAGCGCCGGCGCTACCGAAGAGGATACCTGGTCTGGACGAATCTGCTAGAGCCGGGGCTACGAAGACGCCTCGATGATTTCCCCGGCATCCGCCAGCTGCGCGTGAGCTCTCGAACGCTCTTTATCGACTTTTACCCGCGAGAAACTCACCTTGTGACGTTCCGCGATCCGTGGAGCTTCCCAATGCTATACCACCCGTCATGCAATGCTCTAGTGCCCAAGCACATGCAGCTTCTTGCGCAAAGG ATTGCAGGAATTTGCATTACCCTGGGGGAGTATCCAAAGGTAAGATACTACCGACCAAAAAATGCTTTCCACGAGGCTTCCGTGCTATGCACACACCTGGCGAGATTCGTACAAGAAGAATTAGACGGCTATGCCCAATGGGACTCCAACTTTCCGCCTCCATCTACCAGACCGCAGTCAACGCTGCTCATTACGGACCGATCAATGGATCTCATGGCACCACTAGTACACGAGTTCACCTACCAAGCTATGGCCCACGATCTGCTCCCTATCAAAGATGGCGATAAGGTGACTTTCCACACGACAATCAACGAAGGGACCCCAGAAGCCGAAGAGAAGGACATGGAGTTGGCCGAGAAGGACAAAATCTGGGTTGAAAACCGCCATCGCCACATGAAGGATACCATCGACAAGCTTATGGGCGATTTCCAAAAGTTTTTGCAACAAAACCCTCACTttacaaaagaaaacgcaGACACGACGAGTCTGAGTGCCATTCGAGATATGATGGCAGGTTTGCCTCAGTTTCAAGAGATGAAACAGGCTTATTCCCTGCATCTTACCATGGCACAAGAGTGCATGAACATATTCCAACACCACAAACTTTCTGACACTGCGTCTGTTGAGCAGACCTTGGCCACGGGCTTGGACGAGGACTACAAGAAGCCGAAGAATATCCTGGATTCCGTTGTGCGGCtgttggatgatgatgcggtAGCGTCTGGAGACCGGCTACGACTCGTTGCCATGTACGCATTATACCGGGGCGGCATGATTTTGGACGACGTCAAAAAGTTGCTGGCACACTCAGCTCTACCACCTCAAGATGTGGAAACCGTCATCAACTTCGAGCACCTTGGTGGAAGAACCATGAAACAACAGCTCAAAGACCCACAGCAGCCAATCATCCCCCTATTTCCCGTCGACTCGAAGAATGCGCAAAACGAAGACGAGTATACTCTATCGCGCTATGAACCTGTTCTTAAACAAGTCTTGGATGGATTGACCAAAGGATCTCTGGACCAGACTACATTCCCCTATGTCAAACCACCACTTGATCCCAACGAAGATCTTCTTGCAGCTCAAGCGGGATCACTCCGTGCAGCTGGACGGCCGAACTGGGCAGCAGCTGGACGGCGGCCCCCTGAAAATCGCCAGAGGCTGATTGTCTTCATGGCCGGTGGTGCAACATACAGCGAGAGTAGAGTATGCTATGAAATTGGCAACGAACGAAGCCGAGACGTTATCCTGGCGACTTCTCACATGCTTACACCCCAACTCTTCCTTCGCCAAGTTGCAGACCTGAGTCGCGATAAAAGGCAGCTGGATCTTCCTGCCGAACGCAAGAAGCACGCACCCGCACATCTTTTCGAGCGCCCGGCGCCACCACCTCAGGctcagccgccgccaaggcaGCCAATGGCTGCCGGAGGACCTCGACCTGGCGGTCTTCCGAGCCAACCAATGTCTCGTCCAGGTGGTCTTCCCAGCAGACCAGTCCCCAGCGGTACCGTTCCAACGCAGGCGATGGCGAACATGAGCATCAGCAACCCGCCTGGACACAGGCCCACAACTTCAAGTAGCTCACATGACGATGGGAAGCTgcacaaggagaagaagaggaggaactTCCTAGGCCTGAAGAAGTAG
- a CDS encoding uncharacterized protein (TransMembrane:9 (n7-18c24/25o268-290i342-370o376-398i418-437o449-472i504-527o533-560i572-591o603-632i)~SECRETED:SignalP(1-24)), producing MHLPQSAPAALLATLFAAPQLASAFYLPGVAPTSYEPGDEVPLYVNSIRPVAAPQDARLHSVVSYDYYHPAFQFCKPEGGPKYVSESLGSILFGDRIMTSPFDLKMGHNETCKSLCSVKYQEKSVEFVTTRIEQGYSLNWLVDGLPAGQQIQDQLTGTTFYSPGFLLGQDDEAGNIIFNNHYEIWVEYHEVNKNPNQLRVVGVVVQPSSKKYEGDADCGDNHQPLVFAHGGGPEDVKFSYSVYWVKSPTAWATRWDKYLHVFDPKIHWFWLVDTAIIVVILVLTVMSILVRTLKKDIARYNRLDQINLDDLSGTSVLEDGVQEDSGWKLVHGDVFRSPSRPLLLSILLGNGAQLFVMTGFTIVFALLGFLSPSNRGSLGSISIILYTVLGIVGGYVSARTYKAMGGEQWKVNIALTPLLVPGIVFTAFFLLNLFLWAKQSSGAVPFTTMLVIVGIWFVISIPLSFTGSWLGFKAAQIEAPVRTNQIPRQIPPVTTYLKPIPSMLIVGLLPFGAIFVELYFIMSSIWFSRIYYMFGFLFLCYGLMIAVCGAVTILMTYFLLCAENYNWQWRSFLAAGMSGSYVFLNCLLYLITKVKLGGFAGIVLYIGYSALISFLFFILAGTIGYFSSWWFVRKIYSSIKID from the exons ATGCATCTACCACAGAGTGCGCCGGCGGCGCTTCTAGCGACCCTCTTTGCGGCGCCGCAGCTGGCGTCTGCCTTCTACCTGCCCGGCGTCGCTCCAACCTCGTACGAGCCCGGCGACGAGGTTCCTCTATACGTCAACAGCATCAGGCCCGTGGCCGCACCGCAGGATGCGCGATTACACTCGGTCGTATCGTACGACTACTACCATCCCGCTTTCCAGTTCTGCAAGCCAGAGGGCGGCCCGAAATATGTGTCGGAGAGCTTGGGGAGCATCCTGTTTGGCGACAGGATAATGACTTCGCCGTTCGACCTTAAGATGGGACACAACGAGACCTGCAAGTCGCTGTGCTCGGTGAAGTATCAGGAGAAGTCGGTCGAGTTTGTCACGACGAGGATTGAGCAGGGATACAGCCTGAACTGGCTTGTCGACGGTCTTCCTGCTGGCCAGCAGATTCAGGACCAGCTTACGGGGACGACCTTCTACAGCCCTGGATTCCTGCTGGGACAGGACGACGAAGCAGGCAACATCATTTTCAACAACCACTACGAGATCTGGGTCGAATACCACGAGGTCAACAAAAACCCGAATCAGCTTCGAGTTGTCGGCGTTGTTGTTCAGCCCAGCTCCAAGAAGTACGAGGGGGATGCCGATTGCGGCGACAACCACCAGCCGCTCGTCTTCGCTCACGGCGGTGGACCAGAGGATGTCAAGTTCAGCTACAGCGTGTACTGGGTCAAGTCACCTACTGCCTGGGCCACCCGATGGGACAAGTACCTGCACGTCTTCGACCCCAAGATCCACTGGTTCTGGCTCGTCGATACTGCCATCATTGTCGTCATCCTTGTGCTTACCGTCATGTCTATTTTGGTTCGAACTTTGAAGAAGGATATTGCGCGATACAATCGCCTGGATCAGATCAATCTGGACGACCTGAGCGGCACGTCGGTACTTGAAGATGGTGTGCAGGAGGATTCCGGATGGAAGCTGGTCCATGGCGACGTATTCCGATCTCCCTCCCGCCCACTGTTGCTTTCTATCCTCCTGGGCAACGGAGCCCAGCTGTTCGTCATGACTGGATTCACCATTGTTTTTGCTCTGCTTGGCTTCCTTTCGCCGTCTAATCGCGGCTCCTTGGGTAGCATCTCGATTATTCTCTACACTGTTCTTGGAATTGTTGGAGGATACGTTTCTGCCAGAACTTACAAGGCAATGGGAGGCGAACAGTGGAAGGTTAATATTGCTCTCACCCCTTTGCTTGTTCCCGGCATCGTATTTACCGCCTTCTTCCTCCTGAACCTTTTCCTTTGGGCCAAGCAGTCCTCTGGCGCCGTTCCTTTCACCACAAtgctcgtcatcgtcggcaTCTGGTTCGTCATCTCgatccctctctctttcacaGGCTCCTGGCTCGGGTTCAAGGCGGCTCAGATCGAGGCTCCCGTCCGCACCAACCAGATTCCTCGTCAGATTCCTCCAGTCACGACTTACCTGAAGCCCATCCCCAGCATGCTCATTGTTGGTCTGCTGCCCTTTGgtgccatcttcgtcgagCTATACTTTATCATGAGCTCAATCTGGTTCAGCCGTATCTACTACATGTtcggcttcctcttcctctgctacGGCCTCATGATTGCCGTATGCGGCGCTGTTACTATTCTCATGACCTATTTCCTCTTGTGTGCCGAAAACTACAATTGGCAGTGGAGATCTTTCCTGGCTGCTGGAATGAGTGGAAGCTATGTCTTCCTTAACTGCCTCCTGTATCTGATCACCAAGGTGAAGCTTGGTGGTTTTGCAGGAATAGTTCTGTACATTGGCTACAGTGCCTTGATTTCCTTCCTGTTCTTTATTCTTGCCG GCACCATTGGCtacttctcttcttggtggtTTGTAAGAAAGATTTACTCTTCAATCAAGATTGACTAA
- a CDS encoding uncharacterized protein (EggNog:ENOG41), which translates to MDTYIDNRFERLEKALANLIDSVTKYHPSTVQAEELKTADDELCKGLEEVQTHQNNHLKIQQLRQLSTSLDSQIRETLTSLATTRKDIVTTQVTVYPSEPNYPIVYEELLSYARRISKTSMPPSAILNALASTQESQTPLPDSQTQAGMTPSAQTPNPTQSPAPVNGVLPSGLPDLSSTQQTQTSQLTSLPENMSQFLNPLSGQLFFPWPLEDKIRSGALASNQILLEQGIDPKGYDPVAEEERKAKEEEERKEKEEKEKQERAERERQRREELERLRKEDLLRREKEQAAFRRASTAAGISGDAAVNAPPSARPEKKQFQFTNLDDLDDDDDED; encoded by the exons ATGGACACATACATTGACAATCGCTTTGAGCGCTTGGAAAAGGCTCTCGCTAATCTCATTGACTCGGTCACCAAGTACCACCCCTCCACCGTCCAGGCAGAGGAGCTCAAGACGGCCGACGATGAGCTCTGCAAAGGCCTAGAAGAAG TGCAAACACATCAAAACAACCACCTCAAGATCCAGCAGCTTCGCCAGCTATCCACGTCCTTGGACAGCCAAATCCGCGAAACACTCACCAGCCTCGCGACAACCCGCAAAGACATTGTCACCACTCAAGTCACCGTCTATCCTTCTGAGCCAAACTACCCAATCGTATACGAAGAGCTGCTCAGCTATGCTCGACGCATCAGCAAAACGTCGATGCCACCCTCCGCCATATTGAATGCTCTGGCTTCGACGCAAGAGAGCCAGACACCCCTACCCGACTCCCAGACCCAAGCGGGCATGACGCCCTCTGCTCAGACCCCGAATCCCACACAAAGCCCTGCTCCTGTGAATGGCGTACTGCCGTCTGGCCTGCCCGACCTGTCATCTACACAACAAACCCAGACTTCTCAGCTGACCAGTCTGCCGGAGAATATGAGCCAGTTCCTCAATCCTTTATCGGGACAACTCTTCTTCCCATGGCCCCTGGAAGACAAAATTCGCTCTGGAGCCCTGGCGTCCAACCAAATCCTGTTGGAGCAAGGCATCGATCCCAAAGGCTACGACCCCGTCGCGGAGGAGGAGcgcaaagccaaagaagaagaggagcgcaaggagaaagaagagaaggagaagcaagAGCGCGCCGAGCGCGAGCGACAGAGGAGGGAAGAGCTGGAACGCCTTCGAAAAGAAGATTTACTacggagagaaaaagaacaggCGGCATTCCGAAGGGCAAGTACCGCTGCTGGCATCTCTGGGGATGCAGCCGTCAACGCGCCTCCCAGTGCAAGgcccgagaagaagcagtttcAGTTTACTAATCTGGATGACttggatgacgacgacgatgaggattAG
- a CDS encoding uncharacterized protein (TransMembrane:1 (o37-56i)) — protein MVSQTPFRAAEFKSSFGPKYAFQPNFKGINVQTATRYGFRTASIGAGLGMALVLYASSLPRFRADVLSKIPIIGSTFEKKEIHPADNPF, from the exons ATGGTCTCTCAA ACTCCCTTCCGCGCTGCGGAATTCAAGAGCTCTTTCGGCCCCAA ATACGCTTTCCAGCCCAACTTCAAGGGCATCAACGTCCAGACCGCCACCCGATA CGGCTTCCGAACTGCCTCTATCGGTGCCGGCCTCGGCATGGCTCTGGTCCTCTACGCCTCCAGCCTGCCCCGTTTCCGCGCCGACGTTCTCTCA AAAATCCCAATCATTGGCAGCAcctttgagaagaaggagatccACCCTGCTGACAAC CCCTTCTAA
- a CDS encoding uncharacterized protein (TransMembrane:13 (o20-37i44-63o187-210i222-239o245-263i327-345o365-389i410-427o433-458i479-499o564-583i590-608o641-660i)~BUSCO:EOG092D339O~CAZy:GT59): MASPTSGAPDTLASIKSATWVASAVPIAFVLHMMLFRNSWNTSGLLRIEFTKLLAVAAFVWLGKVSEIVPEPYLDEVFHIPQAQRYCKGKFLEWDDKITTPPGLYWISILIPQAAKSSGLIASYACDPETLRATNVIGVFVLSYIALLCREAIEARLHQAHSHPSSSISAASQYAAHTAFNIGLFPLIFFFSGLYYTDVISTAVVLAAFLNHLHRIGRDQSSFLSDVTTVLVGLCSLAMRQTNVFWVVVFMGGLEAVHAVKSLRPKAIVQPYMTSLSEQLLFFFKRWAVGHVHDLPLNMAYPEDMLFTAVSLIVAALCNPIRIIRQIWPYVTVLAAFAGFVAWNGGVVLGDKSNHVATIHLPQMLYIWAFFGFFSLPLFVPYAILAIDAARSVFISRKDKATPKKKKDNAASQPALSLPLKLFAFIFNNRLLWPLYLATTFVLSGLVVRFNTIIHPFTLADNRHYMFYVFRYTIRRAPWIRYFLILPYTASRWLVWGTLSGCTSLISGVHKDACSAYYHSCRPSPFICDPFVVADAETPTTKNSKEETKKDAKLDPLSFSTEPLPTSTGLIFLLATSLSLITAPLVEPRYFIIPWVIWRLLVPAWRLHDHQAREDSLFDSASSTSVWCKFVNFCRVYDVRLILETIWFALINIITGYIFLYKPYVWKAEDGSILDGGRLQRFMW, translated from the exons ATGGCATCACCAACGAGCGGCGCCCCTGACACCTTGGCAAGCATCAAATCCGCAACATGGGTTGCCAGCGCTGTGCCAATCGCTTTCGTCCTCCATATGATGCTTTTCAGGAACAGCTGGAATACTTCTGGGCTTCTGAGGATTGAATTTACTAAGTTGCTTGCAGTAGCGGCTTTTGTTTGGCTAGGCAAGGTGTCTGAAATCGTTCCCGAGCCATATCTG GATGAAGTATTCCATATTCCCCAAGCACAGAGGTATTGCAAAGGCAAATTCTTGGAATGGGACGACAAAATCACTACTCCTCCAGGATT ATACTGGATATCAATATTGATACcccaagcagcaaaaagcagcGGCTTAATCGCTTCTTATGCATGCGATCCCGAGACTCTTAGGGCAACCAACGTAATTGGCGTCTTCGTGCTGAGTTACATAGCCTTGCTTTGTCGGGAAGCAATCGAAGCACGCCTTCACCAGGCGCACTCGCACCcatccagcagcatcagcgccGCATCTCAATATGCGGCCCACACAGCTTTCAACATTGGTCTTTTCcccttgatttttttcttttcagggCTTTATTACACAGATGTGATATCTACGGCTGTTGTCCTCGCAGCCTTTTTgaaccatcttcatcgcATTGGCCGTGATCAGAGCTCATTTTTGAGCGATGTTACGACCGTCCTCGTCGGACTGTGCAGTCTTGCCATGAGACAGACGAATGTATTCTGGGTTGTTGTTTTCATGGGAGGCTTGGAGGCTGTTCATGCTGTCAAGAGCTTGCGGCCAAAGGCGATTGTCCAACCGTACATGACTTCGCTGTCGGAGCAgttgttgtttttcttcAAGAGATGGGCTGTTGGGCATGTGCATGATTTGCCATTGAACATGGCATATCCCGAAG ACATGCTATTCACCGCCGTCAGTCTAATAGTCGCAGCTCTCTGCAATCCCATTCGAATTATCAGGCAGATATGGCCCTATGTCACCGTCTTGGCCGCCTTTGCCGGATTCGTAGCATGGAACGGCGGCGTGGTCCTTGGAGACAAGTCTAACCACGTTGCTACCATTCATCTGCCGCAAATGCTCTACATCTGGGCCTTTTTCGGCTTCTTTTCGCTCCCGCTTTTCGTTCCGTATGCAATCTTAGCAATCGATGCTGCACGAAGCGTGTTCATCTCACGAAAGGATAAAGCTAcacccaagaagaagaaagataaTGCAGCGTCTCAGCCAGCGCTGTCACTTCCACTGAAACTATTTGCTTTCATTTTCAACAATCGACTTCTATGGCCGCTTTACTTGGCCACAACTTTTGTCTTGTCCGGCCTTGTCGTCCGCTTCAACACAATCATCCACCCTTTTACTCTAGCTGACAATCGGCACTACATGTTCTACGTCTTTCGATATACTATTCGCCGCGCACCTTGGATCCGGTATTTCCTCATCCTGCCATACACTGCCAGCCGCTGGCTCGTGTGGGGCACTCTCTCTGGCTGCACGAGCTTGATCTCGGGAGTTCACAAAGACGCTTGCTCGGCATATTATCACTCGTGTCGCCCATCACCATTCATCTGTGATCCATTTGTCGTAGCGGATGCCGAAACACCTACTACAAAGAATTCCAAAGAGGAGACAAAGAAAGATGCCAAGCTGGatcccctctccttctcaacAGAGCCCCTCCCAACATCTACCGGGCTCATTTTCCTGCTCGCCACCAGCCTCTCGCTCATTACGGCGCCACTGGTCGAGCCCCGCTACTTTATCATTCCGTGGGTCATATGGAGGCTTTTGGTGCCTGCCTGGAGATTGCACGATCATCAAGCAAGAGAAGATAGTCTGTTCGATAGCGCCAGTTCAACATCTGTCTGGTGTAAATTTGTCAATTTTTGTCGCGTTTACGACGTCCGGCTGATTCTGGAAACGATCTGGTTCGCTTTGATCAATATCATCACGGGGTACATATTCCTCTACAAGCCATATGTTTGGAaagctgaagatggaagTATTCTCGATGGAGGACGATTACAGCGCTTCATGTGGTAA
- a CDS encoding uncharacterized protein (EggNog:ENOG41) — translation MPSQRPFFLSSFFNSFRQQAPALSQQATKHTSQAASASAAAASTSAAAAASSTPSSAARAISTNAATTSSTNVAIHTPRGSPGGPIPIPNGSRRRGSDSSSEGFRDALGADKWYIGGRTAAGEEKFFKMGVIRRVRSNDGLSLDRLSL, via the coding sequence ATGCCGTCACAGCGACcattcttcctctcctccttcttcaactCCTTTCGACAACAAGCCCCTGCCCTCTCTCAACAAGCCACCAAACACACGTCGCAGgccgcatctgcatctgctgccGCAGCCTCCACATCAGCCGCGGCCGCAGCATCTTCCACTCCATCGTCCGCCGCCCGCGCAATCTCCACAAACGCTGCCACAACATCGTCCACCAACGTCGCCATCCACACGCCGCGCGGTTCTCCCGGCGgccccatccccatccccaACGGCTCTCGCAGAAGGGGTAGCGACAGCAGTAGCGAAGGCTTTCGCGATGCGCTCGGCGCGGATAAGTGGTACATCGGCGGCAGGACGGCGGCTGGGGAGGAGAAGTTCTTCAAGATGGGCGTAATTCGAAGGGTAAGGAGTAATGATGGCTTGAGTCTTGATCGTCTGAGTTTATAG